A window of the Bombus huntii isolate Logan2020A chromosome 8, iyBomHunt1.1, whole genome shotgun sequence genome harbors these coding sequences:
- the LOC126868323 gene encoding leucine-rich repeat neuronal protein 1-like, which translates to MWLRAITILVLIASTTSKKLVDLSERGLKKEDFFMRIQSQINLQEVTDLILRKNEFDSFLDCSTNLANLEILDLSQNHLQRFFFLCKDEYNLRVLNVSHNKLEYIDDNAFNDRIPKLKILDLSSNKLSIVNETMLEHFKILEYLTLANNPINDGIHENAFWNLKALRYLNLSNVSSSYFSSEFFKTLTNLSTLDLSMNPISRVPSLPVNLEELDLSNTHISRLRDVYLPRLRELKLNNMQNLRELLLNDFENLTSLEILSLDGSRTLMSLKMIPYNDRLLPRLQRLSVSNCGLRTLDYNLMSIIKRTPILSFENNPWHCDCKMQWLNMLNATKALSRQIKCRTPEQHSNRQLSEIPSHELECEDDATMLHPVLWACIFILVVAIVLAAGFFLLRRPLGHWDIRRKNRDTVTYTNVDESSNDLVRILAANETVERNDE; encoded by the exons ATGTGGCTCAGGGCTATCACAATCCTCGTTTTAATTGCTTCCACAACCTCGAAGAAATTG GTGGATCTGTCCGAGCGTGGTTTGAAGAAAGAAGACTTTTTCATGAGGATTCAGTCACAGATTAATCTGCAAGAAGTTACCGATCTCATCCTAAGGAAGAACGAATTTGACAGTTTCCTTGATTGTTCTACTAACCTTGCAAATTTGGAAATATTGGATCTGTCGCAGAATCATCTTCAAAGGTTCTTCTTCCTTTGTAAAGACGAGTATAATTTACGAGTATTAAACGTCAGCCATAACAAACTCGAATATATCGACGACAATGCCTTCAACGATCGAATCCCGAAGCTCAAGATACTCGATCTCTCGTCGAACAAACTATCTATCGTTAACGAAACTATGTTGGAGCATTTCAAA ATTTTGGAATATCTTACGTTAGCCAACAATCCGATCAACGATGGAATCCATGAAAACGCTTTCTGGAACTTAAAGGCGCTGCGATATTTGAATTTGAGCAACGTATCGTCGTCGTATTTTTCCTCGGAGTTTTTCAAAACGCTAACTAACTTATCTACCCTAGATTTATCGATGAATCCCATCAGTAGGGTTCCATCGCTACCAGTCAATCTAGAAGAGCTCGACTTGTCCAACACTCATATATCACGACTACGAGACGTTTATTTGCCTCGGTTACGAGAACTGAAACTGAATAACATGCAAAATCTGAGAGAGTTATTacttaacgatttcgaaaactTGACCAGTTTAGAAATACTGTCTTTAGATGGTTCGAGAACATTAATGTCCTTAAAAatgatcccatataacgatCGTCTTCTACCACGACTGCAACGGCTCTCGGTAAGCAACTGCGGACTGAGAACCTTGGATTACAACCTCATGTCGATAATAAAGAGAACACCGATTTTGAGCTTTGAAAACAATCCTTGGCATTGCGACTGTAAAATGCAGTGGCTAAATATGTTAAACGCTACGAAGGCTCTTAGTCGACAAATTAA GTGCAGAACTCCCGAACAACACTCGAATAGACAGCTAAGCGAGATACCAAGTCACGAGCTGGAATGCGAGGACGATGCAACGATGCTACATCCAGTGTTGTGGGCCTGCATTTTTATATTGGTCGTGGCAATTGTCTTGGCTGCGGGCTTTTTCCTGTTGAGACGACCGCTCGGTCACTGGGACATCAGGCGAAAGAACCGGGACACGGTGACCTACACGAACGTCGACGAGTCCTCGAACGACTTGGTGAGAATCCTGGCGGCCAACGAAACGgtcgaacgaaacgacgagTGA